In the Adlercreutzia equolifaciens DSM 19450 genome, one interval contains:
- a CDS encoding 4Fe-4S dicluster domain-containing protein, with amino-acid sequence MTQLAICTDLDRCVGCLACSVSCKVVNGVPIGNFWNKTLRVGPTPKEGGSGQYPDVETYFLNVQCQHCENPQCVEVCPTEASHKLPDGTIQIDKSKCIGCQFCVMSCPYGVRYLNEEEGVVEKCTLCQQRTAQGELPQCVSQCCGMARWYGDAEQGIESFEGPRGERLGDFVNDFTEDQVYKLTDVGNGPSMFYIMRNIKWQGVE; translated from the coding sequence CGTGTCCTGCAAAGTGGTCAACGGCGTGCCCATCGGCAACTTCTGGAACAAGACCCTGCGCGTGGGTCCCACCCCCAAGGAGGGCGGTTCCGGCCAGTATCCGGACGTTGAGACCTACTTTTTGAACGTGCAGTGCCAGCACTGCGAGAACCCCCAGTGCGTGGAAGTGTGCCCCACCGAGGCGTCGCACAAGCTGCCCGACGGCACCATCCAGATTGACAAGTCGAAGTGCATCGGCTGCCAGTTCTGCGTCATGAGCTGCCCCTACGGCGTGCGCTACCTCAACGAGGAGGAGGGCGTCGTGGAGAAGTGCACCCTCTGCCAGCAGCGTACCGCCCAAGGTGAGCTGCCCCAGTGCGTGAGCCAGTGCTGCGGCATGGCCCGCTGGTACGGCGACGCCGAGCAGGGCATCGAGTCCTTCGAGGGCCCGCGCGGCGAGCGTCTGGGCGACTTCGTAAACGACTTCACCGAGGACCAGGTGTACAAGCTCACCGATGTGGGCAACGGACCGAGCATGTTCTACATCATGCGCAACATCAAGTGGCAGGGGGTCGAGTAG